From the Cryptococcus neoformans var. neoformans JEC21 chromosome 6 sequence genome, the window TTGGAATATAATTCAAATCACCCTCAAACTTGGTTGAATCGACCCCGCTATCAGGCAGTTTTAGcatcatccatccttctctcacaACAATTGGTCCTTACCCAAAAATAAAATGCCCCCCATCAAACTCAATCTTCTGGGCGCTGCTATTTCCTTTGAATCTGGCGAGGTAAACCCCCATTTCTGGTGAATCCCAAGCACCAGAAGACGCCAAGGCTTGCCAGAAGGGGGTTGAGTAAGCGGACGCAATGGTGTTCCACGCAAGACCCAAAAGACCTGATGTGGGATAATCGATCAGACCGTCAATAGCTTGAGTCACCACAGCTATAGAGATATATTTAGCGTACTTGTTCTAACTTCAGGGTCGGGACATACCAAAGGCTTGTTCACGGACTGTGAACCCCCCAGTCGAGACGGTGTCATTTGCCAAATAGCCTCCCGCATTACCGGATCCGTAAGCAATGCTGAATTGCTTTCTTTCAGTTTCGAATGTGAATGAATTGCTGGCATCAAAGGTATAGGTCTTGGAACAGAAATCGGCTGTACATCCTTTCTCGGCCACCCAGCTACACAAGCCGTCGTCGTCAGTGTTCTATAAAAGAAGCGACGTAGAGTGCGTCGGATTCAGTTCCTCACAGGTCAGATGATCCAGTATCCATGATAACAATGAACTGCTGAGGCGGAGTGCTGCAAAAGTCAGCGGACAAATTGACAGTCAAGCAAAGTTTCAGCGTAGCCCACCCAATCTCTATAGGAGCAGTATATAAACCGTCAAGGCCAATATCGATCAAGCTAGAGTGTAGGGTCAGTAGGTAAGTAGCATGAAATCATTCAACACTCACTCTATAGATTGCTGTGCTCTTTTCATctgtccttctttttccattctATCCCTCTTTAACAACTCCTTACCCTCCTCGTTGAGATATGGCTCGTACTTTGCCCGCATAGACTTTGCCTGGCTGATCAACCATGCATGACGTTGCGAGATATCATCAGAGTGCTGGCGAGATTCGAGCACTTTCAATGGTAGgtgaaaggaagaagggacggTAGGCAGCGTTGCTGCGAGGGTGAGCGGTAGGAGAGCGAGGGAAACGAGCATGACAGATACCAAGGGCAAGCAATGGGTTTGTTCGAATTCAGAACAACGGGAACCTGAAATATAAAAAAAGGTTACCTTGTTTACGAGTTCTTTGGCAAGTTGAATGTTTGTGCAAGCAGGAAAGGGTGCCAGCCTGGTCTAGTCGGATCCAGGTACGCTAGAATGTTTGTAAAAAAGCCGATACCAAACATCAAACAGGGGTTATGCACATGTATTGCATTAGTTTGGAATTAGTGCATGATGGACAATGAGGTGCATCGCCTCCATTGCTGGGATTCAGACTCACCGTCCAGCAACGGCTTCCAGCACATAGGGGCACTGGGAGGTACGGGTGCTGAAACGAAGAACCGTTAGTTTGTTGTTACGCGCTTCGCACGCTTGTACCCCGTATCGAATTGTTGTACCCGCTATGCCTTGCATAGTTTCCATAATCGTAGGATATGATTGCCAGGGTACTTTTTGATCCAGAGCTGTATACGTCTTTCGCGGCAAtagggaaaagaaagcgGTTCACCTCTGCTAtggagacgaagaggaggcgaTAAACAAAATAAACAAACATCCGGTAATCAGCTGTGCCTGACTAACAACAGAGTATTGCCATCGGTCTTTCCATTGTTCAGCCGACTTTTCGGCTTTTCTCCGAGACTTATACTGTATATACGTAAGATTAACGTAAGATAGGCAACACTGCAAATATGATTGCCGCAGATTGTATCCTATGCAGATGGAGACGGTATATGGTAGCAGTGCACACAATGCACGTAACTCGCCGGACTTGATATTTTACAGCTTCTACACCGTGGCAAAACAGGGAAGGATGATTAGCGCAAGCTGATTCACTGGCCTTCGTTTGCAGATCGGTCCCGACTTATATTGCCGATCTCTTATCTATTCAGCGCCAGACCTTGCAAATGTACATGTAATAAACTTCCATATCCCAAGTTGACACCAActcagcttcttcagtATCATTCCACTTCCTTCCACCGCCATCAATAAATAGCAATAATGACATCCCTTACGCAGGCCCTCAAACGTGCCCAACAGACCTATGCCAACCGTAACCGCAAGTCTTATGAGGCACATCAGGCTGCCTCTCGGCATCTTCCAGGTGGAAGCACTCGTTCGTCAATTTTCATTCACCCCTTCCCTCTGTGCATTCAGAAGGGCCAAGGTGTGAAAATCACGGATCTGGACGGACACGAATATGTGGACTTGTGAGTAGTAATATCACGTGGTAAAATACAATCGTCTCACTGATTTTTTCCTGCAGTGTGTCTGATTTCACGAGCGGCATATATGGAAAGAGCCATCCTGTTCTTATAGATGCTATCAAAGAGGCTCTCGACAACGGACTTCAGGTCTGTATGCAATCAATCAATCATTATTGACATCACGTTAATGTGCTTGTAGCTCGGTGCTCACACCCTTGCAGAAACGACCCTCGCATCTCATTTCACATCCCGATTTCCCTCCATTGAACTCGTCCGATTTGCCAACTCTGGTACAGAGGCTAATATTTTGGCGATATCTACTGCTATCAAACACACTGGTAGAAAGAAGGTGCTGGTTTTTGAAGGGGGGTATCATGGGAGCGTCATGTCGCATTTTCATAtgaagggaggagatggggacGATTTGAAGGTGCCCTTCGTAAGTTTTGAAGCCTGCGGGGGCGAGGAACTTTTGTCTCACTTATGCATAGGATTTTGTGGTATGCTCGTATAATGATCGCAAGGCAACCGACGCTCTCATATCTCAGCACCCATCTGAAATAGGAGCTATCCTTGTTGAACCCATGCTTGGCGCTGGTGGATGTGTGAGCACATTCTGCCTCTATCCCCATCTTGCTGAGATTTTTAGCCAAAAGCATTGATTAACTTAACTTACAGATCCCCGGTGATCCTGCATTCCTTCAATTCCTCCGGGAGAAAGCTTCTTCGATCGGCGCCGTGCTCATTTTCGATGAAGTTCAAACTGCTAGACTTTCGACTGGAGGGCGCCAAAAGATTCTGGGCATCACACCCGACTTGACTACCGTTGGCAAGTTCTTTGGTGGGGGTTTCGCCTTTGGAGCCTTtggggggaagaaggaaattaTGGAGAAGTATGTGCCTCTTTCTCAAAGTTATCGCAGGATAGGTCGACGAGTATGTCACAATGCTGATCAGCATATGGCAATAGATTTGACGCGAGGAAGGGAGGTGCAATATCACATGGAGGGACCTTCAACAACTCCCCGCTGACAATGGTTGCCGGTGCCACAgcgatggagaagatctTGACTGAGGATGCGCTGAAGAACTTGAATAAGTTGGGTGAttggatgagagaagagatcaaCAGGATGTTCACAAGCGATGGATCGCCTTTCCTGGTAAGTCGAGTGTCCTTCAGAAATATTGTTTCCTCTCGGCTCATGGGTTTCGTTTGTCAGATGACTGGGCTAGGTTCCATCAATCAATTCCATTGCACTCTCTCATCAAACCAAAATCAGGTTCTggatcttctttttttctacCTTCTTGAGAGGGGATTCTGGATAGCTCAGCGAGGACTCGTCAGTCTGAGTTTTGCCATGACCAAGGAAGACGTGCAAAGGTTTATCGAGGCGGCAATAGAAGCTACACAAAAGGTGAAAGCAACGCTGAAGTAGAAAGTGCCGACGCGCAGTTCCATATTTCTACATATCATACATGACCAATGGTCTAATGATGTGTCTATTGGTACAAAAACAACTGAGAGAAATGATGTTTCCTCTAAGCCCTAAAACTCTGAACCCATTTGTTCACTTTTATCTGTATACAATCAAGAAACCCTGTTCTAGGCGTATTCTTTAAGCTCTTGAGCGGTTTTCTCTTTGCTGCTGACAGAAGCTGTCTCCACGTTCTCAACTGAAGCTTCGGCTTGCGCTTGCAGTATCGCTTCGACATTGGGGGCAGTCTATCGCAAGCCATCAGCAACCATCTGTATTAGGAAAGAAGCAACCGTTTGACACTCACTTTATTGCCCCAAATGGTCAGCTTACCGCCATACTTCCTGCTGTTGATGATCCACATGACGAAGCCATAGACCATCAGAGGAACAAAGCCAGTAAGAGGGATGAAGAACGATCGCCATGTGTTAACATGGTCTGAAACGGCACCTTGGATAGAGGGGTAGGCGGCACCACCAGAGACACCCAAGGCAACGACACCGGAACCGATCTTGGCGTAGGAGCCGAGGTCGGCAGTGGCGACACTGAAGATGACGGGATAGCAGATACTAACATACGAACGCGTTAGTGGATCAACTGAGGCATGTGGCCTTATAATGCTCACGactcgaagaagaagatcatgaACAAGCATGCAATACCGCCGTGGCCAGGAATAGTAGCTGTCAAAATACTGAACAAGCAAAGGCCAATCCCGTTTATAAACAAGGCGAATGAGGGATCAATCCATCGCAAGTATACAACACCGAGGAATCGACCAAAAGTGAAGAGGGCTTGACATCCCGAGAAAAGGTTCGAAGCGGTTGCGGAAGAGTAGGCAGGGGAGATTCCGGGCTGCTCGGTGATGTAGAATATGGTGAAGGAGGCCACAGCGACTTGGGCACCGGTGTAGAAAAACTGAGAAACTATTCTGGGGTAAGCTAAATCATTTTTGAGAACTCCAGAAAGCCAAACTCACGAGCTCCAAAGAGAGTATGGTATTGCTTCCAAAAGCTCTGACCAGCGATCTTGTCTTGCTGTTCCGTGGTGACTGTCTGCTTAACTTCAGGGAGTGTTGTAAAGCCCACCAAGATGTTGAGCAAAAATGCAAAACAAGCCAGAGCGAGGTACACGTATTGCACAGTGTCCAAACTATATTGGTTGGCTccgttgaagaaggtatgGGAGGCAATAATGGGACCGACTACAGTGGCGATACCATTGAATCCTTGAGCAAAGGTCAGCCTCATGGCAGATTGAGCAGGAGGGCCGAGGACGGTAATGTAAGAGTTGGCGGCCGTTTCGAGCGTTGCAAGGCCGCTAGCAGCAACAAAAGTAAAGGCAATGAACATGCCGTACTTTTCATACTTTGCCGAGGGCCAAAAGAGGACCGCTCCAATGGAAAAGAGGCCGAGACCAATGTGGATACCCTAGTCACCTGTGAGTGGAAGCTGAAAAAACGCTAGGTAGCACGAACCTTCTTGTAACCGTATTTGCGCATGAAGATACCCATAGGAGGAGCTACAAGTAGATATGAAATGAAGTAGGCAAACTGCAATAAGGTTGATTGGGTCTTGGTAAGGCCAACTAACCAAATGGATTAGCTTAATGATGGAACGGGTCGATAACCAACTTACAGATTGTGAGGAAGTGCTTATTGAGGACATCTAGCAGACCGTAAGAAAGACCCCAAAGGAAGAACTGTGCTCAGGATAAGTTTCGTTGTGCAGTCTTTGAGTCAGGACGACCTACCAAGGAGGAGACCagggaaaaggcaaagtacAACTCTGACTTTGACAGGTCAGTATAGTCGACAGCGGTAAGGTTGGCtgctttcttcttgaagAACATCTTGATTGTGTTCCTCGACTCAGTTTAGTTGAAGCGAGGAGGGTGTACCGCGGGCTTCTAACGTTGCTTATATACCACTCCCCCACATGTGTTGGGATCTTCCTGGTAAGCTTTGTGATTTCCCCCACTTACGGAAAGAGCAGTAGACAGGTGCCTTATGGCTCGGCATAATTCTATAGACCAGCAAGTATTGGCATCTAGGAACACGTGGCCACATTACTGATCTCCAatttcccctcttcctcgcttgGATGGTGGCCTAATAACGACCGGCCGTATGCCGTTGCCGCACGAAGGTTTACGAATCGATCTAATGGCTTAATTACGTTACTTCAGGGTCAGTGGTGGGCGGAAGGACATGTCAGGCACCACTTATACCTGGAACTGGAAATTGAGTGTCGCGCAGTGATAAGGAAGCGGTTTTGGGGCCGCTGTGGGGTATGTACGGGGCACTTGCGGGGCACGAGATGGCCATATGGGTCATATCCGGGGAAGA encodes:
- a CDS encoding endopeptidase, putative, coding for MLVSLALLPLTLAATLPTVPSSFHLPLKVLESRQHSDDISQRHAWLISQAKSMRAKYEPYLNEEGKELLKRDRMEKEGQMKRAQQSIDTPPQQFIVIMDTGSSDLWVAEKGCTADFCSKTYTFDASNSFTFETERKQFSIAYGSGNAGGYLANDTVSTGGFTVREQAFAVVTQAIDGLIDYPTSGLLGLAWNTIASAYSTPFWQALASSGAWDSPEMGVYLARFKGNSSAQKIEFDGGHFIFGGVDSTKFEGDLNYIPIGPGERDFWKLPLEGMTVGGNPVDVSKGLLIGRKAPACAIDTGTTLIGVPTDMAAAIYAQIPGSSKVPSSVMGQGGYYQYPCDTNVDVKLKFGGVEYGISNTDMNFGTFTDDGKTCIGAFFGQDVSPRSPVQWIVGAAFLKNVYTSFRYEPTAIGFAPLTTNVTLLHNKRMPVTSEEATINGTTSSSSRGAQLTGRVDVQQRGVLWGVLGLGAMLGLALAL